ACCTGATCCTGGACAACTACGCCACCCACAAACACGAGAAGGTCCGGGCCTGGCTCGACAAGCATCCACGGTTCCACCTGCACTTCACTCCCACCTCCTCCTCATGGCTCAACCTCGTCGAACGTTGGTTCCGAGAGCTGACCGATAAAGCTCTGCGACGCGGGGTCTTTCACTCCGTACCGCACCTCATCGCCTCGATCGAGGAATACCTCGACGCCCACAACGAAAACCCCCGACCCTACGAATGGACCGCGACCGCCGAATCCATCCTCGCCAAGGTCGCCCGCGGCCGCGTCGCACTCGAAAAGATCAGCTAAATCAGAGACACACCACTAGCATTGATCGCATTGCTAGCAATGAGGCCGTCACATCCGGAGCGGCTGAATTTCCCGGGTGGGCAAGGGTGTTGCCCGCGCCCGGTCGCTGCCGGTCTGCTGTCGAGGTCCACGCCGATCCGACTGATTCGGTTCCGTCGATGAGGGATGTCTGCCCCGGTGATCTCACCGTGGGTGGGGTCCAGGGTGAGCGAATGGTCATCGCCGGATGCGCGTGATCGGCACACTGCGAATCGTTTACCGGGTGGGCGCGAGGCGTTCTCGTGCGGTGGCGGCGGCCTCGGCGACGGAGCCGTGATGGATCGGCCAGTGTCCGGGCAGGAGGATGTCGGCGGCCAACTCTCCGATGATGCGCAATGACTCGGCGGCCGCGCCGCGGTCGTGGTCGAACCACTGCGGCAGCAATTGGGGTCCGGAGACCGGTGAGGTCGGGTGCCCGGTGATCAGGGCGTCGCCGGAGATCACCACCCCGCAATCGGGAAGGTGGTAGATGGTGTGACCGGAGGTGTGGCCGGGCGCGAGAACGGGAACAGGCGCACCCGGGCAGGTCAGTGCACCTGGTACGGGCATCGGGGTGGGGGAGTCGATGCCGTATTTGGCCGTGCCACCAAGCCTGATCAGCTTGATCGCCCACGGCAGGACCCCGGGTCGCCAGATATTGCTGAGCACATCCCCGGGCGTCGCGACCTCGTGGCATTCACGGCGGGCGTGCGCGACCTCGTTGGGGTGCACCAGTACCGGTGCCCCGTAGGTGTCGGCGAGATACTGTGCGCTGCCGATGTGGTCGACATGCGCGTGGGTGATGAGCGCCGCCTCGATGCCCTGAGGGTCGCGTCCGATCGCTCGGATCGAGTCCTCGACGTCACCGCGCTGCCCCGGGTACCCGGTGTCGATCACCGTCACCGCGTCGCCGTTGGTGAGCAGCACCCAGTTGACCATCTCGGAGTGCACGAAGAACACGCCATCGGCGATTTCGACGGGCTTCATCGCGTGACCACTGCCGGCATGCCGAAATCGTGCGGCGCGTCTGTCGTGACCTGCGCGCCCAACGCCCATCGGTAGTCCATGCCGTCGTAGTCGACGAGCGTGTCGTGCACCGATCCGACTCCCATGCAGTCTCTCCTCCTGTGTGCTTACTCCAGCGGGCAGGGCTCGTGATCGAGGCGGCGAGGCGGGTTGGCGCGGTGGCGAAGTGGGTCGATCTGTCGCTGTGCCGATGGCCTTGTTGCCGTGTCAGTGCCGACGGCGGTGCAGGCTCCTCGACAGGGGCATATGTGGAATGCCATTGCGCTCAGCGGTTTCGGCGTGACTGGCTGGGGCGGACATGAGGAGTTCGTGGCCTCCCTGAGTTCGCGCGATGTGACGGTGGGCACTACACTCCACTTCGGTGGAAAGTTCCTTCTGCGACCTGCTGGCGTGCGGGTGCGTGGCTCCCGTTGCGATGTGCGGAGCACATGGTCGCCGGACGTGTAGATAGCGAATCTCAGGACGCGCAACGTGGGGCGGCGCGCCAGGGGGCCGTCACTGCGCGGTGCGGCGTTTGCGTTTGGGGATATCGGTGCGCGCGCCTTGGCCTGGTCTGTTGTGAGCCCATTCGATGATCTCGGAGCGCTTCCACAGTGGGGTGCGGCCGATTTTCTCCACCGGAGCGGGGGCGTGGCCGCGGGTGACATAGCCGCGGAAAGTACCGATCGCCATCTCGGTGCCGGTCTCCTCCTTGATCAGATCGATGACCTGATCGGTGGTGAGGCGGTGCGGGTTAGCCATCTGCGGTGTTCTCCATTTCGTCGACAGTGAGGGCGAGACAGTGGAGCCACGGCCGGCCGGCCGGCACGTATCGTTGGTCGCCGCAGTAGTAATCGGGTTGTGCGCGTTTCTGGTTCACGACTCTACAATGCGGTGCTGTAGTGACCGCAGTCTTGTCGGCATATCGTGCTAACAAGTGCGCCTCGAACACTGCATCGACACACTGTAAAGTGCATTTACCATTGAGGGCGGCCCTCGCCTGTTGCGCCAATCTATTCAAAGGGGCGCAATATATTTCCGCGCAAACGGGCATTGAGGCCTTGGTCGAGACGTTCCCTAGTTGGCTGTGGGATGGTGGGGGCCGTGCACGTTCGTCGCCGCCGACGCGTTTGGTGTTGAAGTTGCGGGAATCTGGGTGGTCTCATGCTCATCAGCAGGCGACTCCAGCCCGGTATTCGGCGCCTCGGACGGCGGATAGCCCGCCGCGGCGGGCACCGAAATCGATCCCATCGACGATCAGGCTGGCTGTTCAGTCAGGAATGTCATGACATCGTGCAGGTAGTCCTCGGGTCGTGAAACCAACAGCGAATGGCCTCCCGTCGCGTAGTGCCGCACTTCGGCGTCGGGATGCATCTGTAGCAGTCGCCCGACCTGTCGTTCGGTGATCAGCGGGTCGTCGTCCGACCGGATGAGGAGCGTTGGCCCCTTCCATCCCGGTTGTTCGAGCATCGCCGGCAGTCGCCCGATGAGGTCGAGAAATGCGTCATATCCGGCGATCGTGCGCGCGCGCCCGGCTTCGCCGTCGGTGGCGGCGTCGACTCGCTCCAGCCAAAACTCGAGGTCGTCGCTACCTTTCCAGGTGTCGCGCAGGGCCTGCCGTATCTGCTCACGCACCGCATCCCACGGGTTCTTTTCCAGCTGGGTGCGTTTGTCTACCAACCGCGGTCGGTCCTCCTCGCCGTAGAATCCGGTGCCGGTCAGCACCAACGAGCGCACCATGGTGGGTGATCGCCGGGACAGTACCTCGGCGAGCATTCCGCCCATCGACTGCCCGACCACATGCGCCCGATCGACATTCTCGGCGGCCAGCAGTTCTGTGACACCGTCGGCCAAATCGGCAAACGAGCAGGCCGGGGGATAGTCGACAGCGATGACCCGATAGCGCCCTTCGAGCGCGAGGCCGAGGTCTAGCCAGCCGATGCCGATCCCCACTCCGCCGGTCAGGAGTAGGACTACGTCTCCGGAACCGCCTGCGTAATAGCGCCAGTCGAATCCACCGGCCGGTCGACTGTGCACGGGGAACGCGGCCTCGAAAGCGAGGGCCTTGTCGGCTATCGGTGTCGACGGCACGGAAATCAACTCCTCCCGGCGAGGCGGCACTCCCGACCGCGACTCTACGCACTGTCTCACACCGTGGCCACCGCGCATGAACTGCGCAAGTGCGTTTCATGTATGACGATGCCGGGGTGCGCGACACCTCGTCAACACCTACCTCGGCATCCGATTCCTCGGCCCCGACATCGCCCGTGATCACCGGCCGCGGCGACGCGAACAGCCGGAGGAACTCTCCAAGGTCTATAGACCTACACCCTGACCCGCGAGGCGACGGAAAGCGGCGCGTCGCCGCCTTCCAGAACACCCAGCGCCAGCCGATCATGGAGCGCATTTTGCCGTGGGCGGCTCTGCGGGGCCAGCAATCCGTATCGTTAACTCCGACCTGGGCCGTCGGCCCGGGCGGGAGACAGTGATCGGCAATCAATTTCGCGGGCAGGTGTGCGCCCAGGTTCGAGTCAGGCAGCCGACGCTGTTGCGGGTTTCTTGGCCCCCGATGCACGCTCGGTCAGGAACGCGAAGGCCAGTCCGAGCACCAGCCACAGCGTCGCCTGCGTCGCGAGCGACGACAGGCGGAACTGCCACAGCAACACTGCGGGGAAGTCGTCGCCCACATTGTTGACGGTCGGCATCACGAGATATCCGATCGTCACCACGACGAGGAAGGTGACAACGGGTGCCGCGATCCGCACCGACAGGAACTCCTGCGCCGCGACGGCCTTCGACGCGAAGACCGATGCGATGACCGCGAGCAGGCCCAGCACGACGGCTGCCAGCCACAGCCACGTTCGCTGGGTCATCGTGTCGGGATCGCCGACCGCCGGCGGATTGGCGGGGTACTTGAAGGAACGGCACCGCCTCGATGGCCAACCAGGCCAAAGTCGCCAGCGTCAGACCGAGCACCGGACCCGACAGGCTGGTCACCCTGCGCGCGTAATGGGCGACGACAGCGAAGATCGCGCCCAGCGCCAGCCCCGCGAGGGAGGTGGCGAGGAACAGCCCGAAGCGCTGTCCGTTGCGGCTGACCAGTTCGTCTCCCTCGTCATGGGA
This genomic window from Rhodococcus pseudokoreensis contains:
- a CDS encoding MBL fold metallo-hydrolase gives rise to the protein MKPVEIADGVFFVHSEMVNWVLLTNGDAVTVIDTGYPGQRGDVEDSIRAIGRDPQGIEAALITHAHVDHIGSAQYLADTYGAPVLVHPNEVAHARRECHEVATPGDVLSNIWRPGVLPWAIKLIRLGGTAKYGIDSPTPMPVPGALTCPGAPVPVLAPGHTSGHTIYHLPDCGVVISGDALITGHPTSPVSGPQLLPQWFDHDRGAAAESLRIIGELAADILLPGHWPIHHGSVAEAAATARERLAPTR
- a CDS encoding transcriptional regulator, which codes for MANPHRLTTDQVIDLIKEETGTEMAIGTFRGYVTRGHAPAPVEKIGRTPLWKRSEIIEWAHNRPGQGARTDIPKRKRRTAQ
- a CDS encoding alpha/beta fold hydrolase gives rise to the protein MRGGHGVRQCVESRSGVPPRREELISVPSTPIADKALAFEAAFPVHSRPAGGFDWRYYAGGSGDVVLLLTGGVGIGIGWLDLGLALEGRYRVIAVDYPPACSFADLADGVTELLAAENVDRAHVVGQSMGGMLAEVLSRRSPTMVRSLVLTGTGFYGEEDRPRLVDKRTQLEKNPWDAVREQIRQALRDTWKGSDDLEFWLERVDAATDGEAGRARTIAGYDAFLDLIGRLPAMLEQPGWKGPTLLIRSDDDPLITERQVGRLLQMHPDAEVRHYATGGHSLLVSRPEDYLHDVMTFLTEQPA